One part of the Bacteroidota bacterium genome encodes these proteins:
- a CDS encoding putative metal-binding motif-containing protein, whose product MFFQIGPAFFIEVRNNLCINSKYGLWNPGDVTFDPFQYNYTTQGASGFTNFVADTTNKHTSTSSIALNGSLLDNSDAINGGDPNSLYNDLNGTRNDAGAFGGVNSINNYFPAGLVDQTYYADADGDGFGDFNSFTLSYAKPPSYVLNSDDCNDAAATAYPGAPELCANGIDDDCDEQIDEVAGLDAPAVILSNNNFNIPSCPGGALELSVAKLTSIEYASSVLSFSSEYSNPVFAATQVLGAPDVAALWRQCKCMVTL is encoded by the coding sequence ATGTTTTTCCAGATTGGACCGGCTTTCTTTATTGAAGTAAGAAACAATCTTTGTATTAATAGTAAATACGGTTTGTGGAATCCCGGTGATGTCACTTTTGATCCTTTCCAGTACAACTACACTACGCAAGGCGCAAGTGGATTTACTAATTTCGTTGCAGACACTACGAATAAACATACATCAACATCATCCATTGCATTAAACGGATCTTTGCTTGACAATAGTGATGCCATCAATGGCGGTGATCCGAATTCATTATACAACGACCTGAATGGAACCCGGAATGATGCCGGTGCATTTGGCGGAGTGAATTCAATTAACAACTATTTCCCGGCTGGTCTTGTTGATCAAACTTATTATGCGGATGCTGATGGCGATGGATTTGGAGATTTTAACTCTTTCACTTTATCTTATGCGAAGCCCCCTTCATATGTATTAAACTCCGACGACTGTAATGACGCTGCTGCTACTGCCTATCCCGGAGCTCCTGAGCTTTGCGCCAATGGTATTGATGATGATTGTGATGAGCAAATCGATGAAGTAGCAGGATTAGATGCTCCTGCTGTTATTCTGAGCAATAATAATTTTAATATTCCATCATGTCCCGGTGGAGCATTAGAATTGAGCGTTGCCAAACTCACTTCTATAGAATATGCAAGTAGTGTCCTTTCATTTAGCAGCGAATACAGCAATCCTGTCTTTGCTGCGACTCAGGTTTTAGGAGCTCCTGACGTAGCTGCATTATGGAGACAATGCAAATGCATGGTCACCCTTTAG